One window of Quercus robur chromosome 5, dhQueRobu3.1, whole genome shotgun sequence genomic DNA carries:
- the LOC126725611 gene encoding pleiotropic drug resistance protein 1-like, giving the protein METVDLYNAGNSFRRNSSSIWRSGGLEAYSKSSLEEEDEEDLKWAALEKLPTFNRLKKGLLTTQEGETSEIDIHNLGLHERKILIDRLLKIPEEDNEKFLLQLRNRIDRVGIDVPTIEVRFEHLSVEAETNVGSRALPTLFSFIFNILEDVLSYVHILPSKKKRLSILQDVSGIIKPGRMALLLGPPSSGKTTLLLALAGKLDPTLKFSGRVTYNGHDLREFIPQRTAAYISQRDLHIAEMTVRETLAFSARCQGVGWRQEMLVELSRREKAANIMPDPDIDIFMKGVSTEGQETSIMTDYVLKVLGLEVCADTIVGDQMVRGISGGQKKRVAIGEMLVGPAKALFMDGISTGLDSSTTFQIVNSIKQKIHILHGTAVISLLQPAPETYVLFDDIILLSDGQIVYQGPREHVLEFFESMGFKCPERKGVADFLQEVTSHKDQKQYWARENEPYSIVTVNEFVEAFQSFHVRRGIQDEIAIPFDKSKSHPAALTTQKYGFRNEELLKACFSRELLLMKRNSFVYIFKFTQLTILALIASTLFLRTNMHRDSVKDGGIYAGALFFSVIIALFNGLAELSMTIARLPVFYKQRDLLFYPPWAYALPAWILKIPISCIEAAVWVFITYFIIGFDPNVGRLFREYLLLALVNQMASALFRFIAAMGRSVVIVNTICLCALITLFALGGFVLSRADIKKWWIWGYWISPLMYAQNAIVVNEFLGKSWSKVLANSTETLGVAVLKSRGFFPHAYWYWIGVGAMVGFVLLFNICFTLAVTYLNPFGKPQAIKTEDSESTVHNDRTEEGTQLRQRRNNSTHDTEIEYGDEIRTGSTLSNSSSLVIDAAVEANKSRQKGMILPFQPHSITFDDIIYSVDMPQEMKNQGVVGDKLVLLEGVSGAFRPGILTALMGVSGAGKTTLMDVLAGRKTGGYIEGNITISGYPKKQETFARICGYCEQNDIHSPHVTVYESLVYSAWLRLSSEVRFETRQMFIEEVMELVELKPLRQAIVGLPGVSGLSTEQRKRLTIAVELVANPSIIFMDEPTSGLDARAAAIVMRTVRNTVDTGRTVVCTIHQPSIDIFEAFDELFLMKRGGQEIYVGSLGHHSHHLIKYFEGIQGVSKIKDGYNPATWMLEITSSAREADLGVDFAQIFINSELYRRNKALIKELSTPGPNSKDLYFPTKYSRSLFIQCFACLWKQHWSYYRNTHYTAVKIFFTAFVALLFGTMFWDLGSKISKQRDLFNAMGSMYVAVLFLGVQNASTVQPVVAVERVVFYRERAAGMYSALPYAFAQVVIELPYIFVQAVVYGVIVYSMIGFQWTVTKFFWYLFFMYFTLLYYTYYGMMCVALTPTHQIASIVSAAFYGIWNLFSGFVIPRTRIPVWWRWYYWICPTAWTLYGLVASQFGDLKNTLDTGLTVEDFVESYLGFRHDFLGVVAAVVVGFAVFFAFIFALAIRTMNFQKR; this is encoded by the exons ATGGAGACTGTTGACCTTTATAATGCGGGAAATAGTTTTCGAAGAAACAGTTCTTCCATATGGAGGAGTGGTGGCCTGGAAGCTTACTCGAAATCTTCActagaggaagaagatgaagaagatctTAAATGGGCTGCCCTCGAAAAGCTTCCTACTTTCAACCGGTTGAAGAAAGGTTTACTAACTACACAGGAAGGCGAGACCAGTGAAATCGATATACATAATCTTGGACTTCATGAAAGGAAGATTTTGATTGATAGGTTGCTGAAGATCCCCGAGGAGGACAATGAGAAGTTCTTGTTGCAGCTCAGGAACCGCATAGATAG AGTTGGAATTGATGTTCCCACAATTGAAGTTCGATTTGAGCATCTAAGTGTAGAAGCAGAAACCAATGTTGGGAGCAGAGCTTTGCCTACACTTTTTAGCTTCATTTTTAACATATTGGAG GATGTCTTGAGCTATGTCCATATTCTTCCAAGTAAAAAGAAGCGTTTGTCCATTCTTCAAGATGTTAGTGGAATCATTAAGCCTGGCAG AATGGCATTGCTATTAGGCCCTCCAAGTTCCGGGAAGACCACGCTCTTATTAGCTTTGGCCGGAAAGCTTGATCCGACTTTAAAG TTCTCAGGAAGGGTGACATATAATGGCCATGACCTGCGTGAGTTTATACCCCAGAGAACTGCTGCCTACATCAGTCAGCGTGATCTCCATATTGCAGAAATGACTGTGAGGGAAACATTGGCCTTCTCTGCAAGATGCCAGGGAGTTGGATGGCGTCAGG AGATGCTAGTAGAGTTGTCTAGAAGAGAGAAAGCAGCCAATATTATGCCTGATCCAGATATCGATATCTTCATGAAG GGAGTATCAACTGAAGGCCAGGAGACAAGCATCATGACAGATTATGTTCTAAAG GTTTTGGGATTGGAAGTGTGCGCAGATACCATAGTCGGGGATCAAATGGTAAGGGGCATCTCCGGAGGACAAAAGAAGCGTGTTGCAATAG GTGAGATGCTGGTTGGGCCAGCCAAAGCCCTGTTTATGGATGGGATATCTACTGGGTTGGACAGCTCGACAACTTTTCAAATAGTGAATTCAATCAAGCAAAAGATTCACATTCTCCATGGAACTGCAGTCATCTCACTCCTTCAGCCAGCACCAGAGACTTATGTTCTTTTTGATGATATAATTCTCCTCTCCGATGGCCAAATTGTGTACCAGGGTCCCCGTGAACACGTTCTTGAGTTTTTTGAATCCATGGGCTTTAAGTGTCCTGAGAGGAAAGGTGTGGCTGACTTCCTTCAAGAA GTAACATCACATAAAGATCAAAAGCAGTATTGGGCACGTGAAAATGAACCTTACAGTATTGTCACAGTCAATGAGTTTGTCGAGGCATTCCAATCATTCCATGTTCGAAGGGGGATTCAAGATGAGATTGCAATTCCTTTTGACAAGAGCAAGAGCCACCCAGCTGCTTTAACAACTCAAAAGTATGGTTTTAGAAATGAGGAACTCTTGAAAGCTTGCTTCTCCAGAGAATTGTTGCTTATGAAGAGGAATTCATTTGTCTACATTTTCAAGTTTACCCAG CTTACTATATTGGCACTGATTGCATCAACGCTTTTTCTACGAACCAATATGCACCGCGATTCAGTAAAGGATGGAGGAATTTATGCCGGCGCTTTGTTCTTTAGCGTGATTATAGCTCTGTTTAATGGATTGGCAGAGCTTTCCATGACCATTGCAAGGCTTCCAGTTTTCTACAAGCAAAGGGACCTCCTCTTTTATCCTCCATGGGCGTATGCACTTCCAGCATGGATCCTCAAGATTCCCATTTCTTGTATAGAAGCTGCTGTATGGGTATTCATTACCTACTTTATCATTGGATTTGACCCAAATGTCGGAAG ATTGTTTAGGGAATACCTTCTGCTTGCATTGGTTAATCAGATGGCTTCTGCATTATTCCGATTTATTGCAGCAATGGGCAGGAGCGTGGTTATTGTTAACACCATTTGTTTATGTGCACTGATCACACTTTTTGCACTGGGAGGATTTGTCCTGTCAAGAg CGGATATAAAAAAGTGGTGGATATGGGGCTATTGGATATCTCCCTTGATGTATGCTCAAAATGCAATAGTGGTTAATGAGTTTCTTGGGAAAAGTTGGAGCAAA GTTCTCGCAAACTCAACGGAAACACTGGGAGTAGCAGTTTTGAAGTCCCGTGGGTTCTTTCCACATGCATATTGGTATTGGATAGGCGTAGGGGCAATGGTTGGATTTGTATTACTTTTCAACATCTGTTTCACACTGGCTGTTACTTACCTTAACC CATTTGGGAAGCCGCAGGCCATTAAAACAGAAGATTCTGAAAGCACTGTACACAATGACAGAACAGAAGAGGGCACTCAGTTACGACAAAGAAGAAATAACTCAACTCATGACACTGAGATAG AGTATGGGGATGAGATTAGAACTGGAAGTACCTTGTCAAATTCATCATCATTGGTGATAGACGCTGCTGTTGAGGCCAACAAAAGCAGGCAAAAAGGAATGATTCTTCCATTTCAACCACATTCAATCACCTTTGATGACATTATATACTCTGTTGACATGCCACAG GAAATGAAGAATCAAGGTGTCGTTGGGGATAAATTAGTGCTTCTGGAAGGTGTGAGTGGTGCTTTTAGGCCTGGTATTCTCACAGCTTTGATGGGAGTCAGTGGGGCTGGTAAAACTACTCTAATGGATGTGCTGGCTGGTAGAAAAACTGGGGGATATATAGAAGGGAACATTACAATTTCTGGGtacccaaagaagcaagaaACATTTGCCCGGATTTGTGGATACTGTGAGCAAAATGACATCCACTCCCCTCATGTTACTGTCTATGAATCCTTGGTCTACTCAGCGTGGCTTCGTTTGTCCTCAGAAGTTCGTTTTGAAACCAGACAG ATGTTCATTGAGGAAGTTATGGAGCTTGTGGAGCTCAAGCCATTGAGGCAGGCAATAGTTGGGTTGCCCGGTGTGAGTGGTCTCTCCACTGAGCAGCGCAAGAGGCTAACCATTGCAGTTGAGCTAGTGGCTAACCCCTCTATAATATTCATGGATGAGCCAACATCTGGGCTAGATGCAAGAGCTGCAGCAATTGTTATGAGAACTGTTAGGAACACAGTGGACACTGGAAGAACAGTTGTCTGCACTATCCATCAGCCGAGCATTGACATATTTGAAGCATTTGATGAG CTATTCCTTATGAAGCGTGGGGGACAAGAAATATACGTAGGGTCGCTTGGTCACCATTCTCATCActtaatcaaatattttgag GGAATCCAAGGAGTCAGTAAAATCAAAGACGGTTATAACCCAGCGACTTGGATGTTGGAAATAACCAGTTCAGCACGCGAAGCAGATTTGGGGGTTGATTTTGCTCAAATATTCATAAATTCAGAACTCTATAG GAGAAACAAGGCACTAATCAAAGAACTGAGCACACCTGGTCCTAATTCAAAGGATCTCTATTTCCCTACTAAATACTCTCGTTCGTTGTTCATCCAATGCTTTGCTTGCTTATGGAAACAACATTGGTCATATTATCGTAACACGCATTACACTGCtgtaaaaattttctttacggCTTTCGTGGCATTGTTGTTTGGGACAATGTTCTGGGACCTTGGCTCCAAAAT CTCAAAGCAGCGAGATCTATTTAATGCAATGGGTTCCATGTATGTTGCTGTGCTTTTCCTTGGGGTCCAAAATGCTTCCACTGTGCAGCCAGTAGTGGCCGTCGAACGAGTAGTGTTCTATAGAGAAAGGGCTGCTGGAATGTATTCAGCCTTGCCGTATGCATTTGCTCAG GTTGTGATTGAGCTGCCATATATCTTTGTACAAGCAGTGGTGTATGGTGTTATTGTTTATTCAATGATTGGATTTCAATGGACTGTCACCAAATTCTTTTGGTATCTATTTTTTATGTACTTCACTCTCTTGTACTACACCTATTATGGCATGATGTGTGTGGCTTTGACACCAACACACCAAATTGCTTCCATTGTTTCCGCTGCGTTTTATGGGATATGGAACCTGTTTTCTGGATTTGTGATCCCAAGAACT AGGATTCCTGTGTGGTGGAGATGGTACTACTGGATATGTCCAACAGCTTGGACTTTATATGGACTTGTTGCATCACAGTTTGGAGATTTGAAGAACACGCTCGACACAGGTTTAACAGTGGAAGATTTTGTGGAAAGCTACCTTGGTTTTAGACATGACTTTCTGGGAGTGGTTGCAGCTGTGGTTGTGGGATTTGCAGTGTTCTTTGCATTTATCTTTGCCTTGGCTATCAGGACAATGAATTTCCAAAAGCGATAG